In Salmo salar chromosome ssa15, Ssal_v3.1, whole genome shotgun sequence, one genomic interval encodes:
- the LOC106571560 gene encoding galectin-3 isoform X2 yields MELSDALCGCPSSGYTPQGSNGIWPSQKQPGGLVWSTQPGQQPTQPQAMPCFPGQPSTPCWPGPQPSQPAPAPAQPQPMPCFPGQPNTPCWPGQQPSQPAPAPTQNWNWPGPQPSQPAPAPSLNWPGPQPQPPQPAPAHPCQPCWPGPHPQPLQFQPQPAPQPMPQHFQPQGPALIQAQAQGPSQPSVPGWPVPGLSPSINPGSGWPLGPGQDTDGFTPAPQWNPTPAGLSVPYNLNLQRGIYDKMMITIMGRVKPNAKQFTVNFLRGKDITFHLNPRFNEGGKQAVVRNTKVGERWGKEERHTQGGFPFMAGQSFEMKILVTSGEFKVALNGAQLFEFKHRVRELNQIDRINILHDVILTYVNVDTIP; encoded by the exons ATGGAA CTCTCTGATGCTTTGTGTGGCTGTCCGTCCTCTGGTTATACCCCCCAGGGAAGCAACGGTATCTGGCCCAGTCAGAAGCAACCAGGGGGTCTTGTCTGGTCGACACAGCCTGGCCAACAGCCCACCCAACCCCAGGCCATGCCCTGCTTTCCTGGGCAGCCCAGCACCCCCTGCTGGCCTGGTCCACAACCATCCCAACCAGCCCCAGCTCCGGCTCAACCTCAGCCTATGCCCTGTTTTCCTGGGCAGCCCAACACCCCCTGCTGGCCTGGGCAACAGCCATCCCAACCAGCCCCAGCTCCAACCCAAAACTGGAACTGGCCTGGTCCGCAACCATCCCAACCAGCCCCAGCTCCATCCCTAAACTGGCCAGGTCCCCAACCACAACCACCCCAACCAGCCCCAGCCCATCCCTGCCAGCCATGCTGGCCTGGACCCCATCCCCAGCCTCTCCAATTCCAGCCTCAGCCTGCACCCCAGCCTATGCCCCAGCATTTTCAACCTCAAGGCCCAGCTCTGATTCAAGCCCAGGCCCAGGGCCCCAGTCAGCCTAGTGTCCCAGGGTGGCCAGTCCCAGGCCTTAGCCCAAGCATTAACCCAGGGTCTGGATGGCCATTAGGCCCTGGTCAGGACACAGATGGCTTCACACCTGCTCCACAGTGGAATCCGACACCAGCTGGACTG AGCGTGCCCTACAACCTGAACCTACAAAGAGGCATCTACGACAAGATGATGATCACCATCATGGGCCGGGTCAAACCAAATGCTAAGCA GTTCACAGTCAACTTCCTGCGAGGTAAAGACATCACCTTCCACCTCAACCCTCGGTTCAATGAGGGGGGCAAGCAGGCAGTGGTGAGGAACACCAAGGTGGGAGAGCgctgggggaaggaggagaggcacACACAGGGAGGCTTCCCCTTCATGGCTGGACAGTCCTTCGAG ATGAAGATTCTGGTTACGTCAGGGGAGTTCAAGGTGGCCTTGAACGGAGCTCAGCTGTTTGAGTTCAAACACCGCGTCAGAGAACTCAACCAGATCGATCGCATCAACATCCTCCATGATGTCATCCTCACCTACGTCAACGTAGACACAATACCTTGA
- the LOC106571560 gene encoding galectin-3 isoform X4 produces MPCFPGQPSTPCWPGPQPSQPAPAPAQPQPMPCFPGQPNTPCWPGQQPSQPAPAPTQNWNWPGPQPSQPAPAPSLNWPGPQPQPPQPAPAHPCQPCWPGPHPQPLQFQPQPAPQPMPQHFQPQGPALIQAQAQGPSQPSVPGWPVPGLSPSINPGSGWPLGPGQDTDGFTPAPQWNPTPAGLSVPYNLNLQRGIYDKMMITIMGRVKPNAKQFTVNFLRGKDITFHLNPRFNEGGKQAVVRNTKVGERWGKEERHTQGGFPFMAGQSFEMKILVTSGEFKVALNGAQLFEFKHRVRELNQIDRINILHDVILTYVNVDTIP; encoded by the exons ATGCCCTGCTTTCCTGGGCAGCCCAGCACCCCCTGCTGGCCTGGTCCACAACCATCCCAACCAGCCCCAGCTCCGGCTCAACCTCAGCCTATGCCCTGTTTTCCTGGGCAGCCCAACACCCCCTGCTGGCCTGGGCAACAGCCATCCCAACCAGCCCCAGCTCCAACCCAAAACTGGAACTGGCCTGGTCCGCAACCATCCCAACCAGCCCCAGCTCCATCCCTAAACTGGCCAGGTCCCCAACCACAACCACCCCAACCAGCCCCAGCCCATCCCTGCCAGCCATGCTGGCCTGGACCCCATCCCCAGCCTCTCCAATTCCAGCCTCAGCCTGCACCCCAGCCTATGCCCCAGCATTTTCAACCTCAAGGCCCAGCTCTGATTCAAGCCCAGGCCCAGGGCCCCAGTCAGCCTAGTGTCCCAGGGTGGCCAGTCCCAGGCCTTAGCCCAAGCATTAACCCAGGGTCTGGATGGCCATTAGGCCCTGGTCAGGACACAGATGGCTTCACACCTGCTCCACAGTGGAATCCGACACCAGCTGGACTG AGCGTGCCCTACAACCTGAACCTACAAAGAGGCATCTACGACAAGATGATGATCACCATCATGGGCCGGGTCAAACCAAATGCTAAGCA GTTCACAGTCAACTTCCTGCGAGGTAAAGACATCACCTTCCACCTCAACCCTCGGTTCAATGAGGGGGGCAAGCAGGCAGTGGTGAGGAACACCAAGGTGGGAGAGCgctgggggaaggaggagaggcacACACAGGGAGGCTTCCCCTTCATGGCTGGACAGTCCTTCGAG ATGAAGATTCTGGTTACGTCAGGGGAGTTCAAGGTGGCCTTGAACGGAGCTCAGCTGTTTGAGTTCAAACACCGCGTCAGAGAACTCAACCAGATCGATCGCATCAACATCCTCCATGATGTCATCCTCACCTACGTCAACGTAGACACAATACCTTGA
- the LOC106571560 gene encoding galectin-3 isoform X1, whose protein sequence is MAATLLPFLMKIKNRSDAVLSLLTDTMEGSNGIWPSQKQPGGLVWSTQPGQQPTQPQAMPCFPGQPSTPCWPGPQPSQPAPAPAQPQPMPCFPGQPNTPCWPGQQPSQPAPAPTQNWNWPGPQPSQPAPAPSLNWPGPQPQPPQPAPAHPCQPCWPGPHPQPLQFQPQPAPQPMPQHFQPQGPALIQAQAQGPSQPSVPGWPVPGLSPSINPGSGWPLGPGQDTDGFTPAPQWNPTPAGLSVPYNLNLQRGIYDKMMITIMGRVKPNAKQFTVNFLRGKDITFHLNPRFNEGGKQAVVRNTKVGERWGKEERHTQGGFPFMAGQSFEMKILVTSGEFKVALNGAQLFEFKHRVRELNQIDRINILHDVILTYVNVDTIP, encoded by the exons ATGGCTGCAACACTGCTTCCGtttctgatgaagataaaaaATCGTAGTGATGCTGTTCTCTCTTTACTTACAGATACTATGGAA GGAAGCAACGGTATCTGGCCCAGTCAGAAGCAACCAGGGGGTCTTGTCTGGTCGACACAGCCTGGCCAACAGCCCACCCAACCCCAGGCCATGCCCTGCTTTCCTGGGCAGCCCAGCACCCCCTGCTGGCCTGGTCCACAACCATCCCAACCAGCCCCAGCTCCGGCTCAACCTCAGCCTATGCCCTGTTTTCCTGGGCAGCCCAACACCCCCTGCTGGCCTGGGCAACAGCCATCCCAACCAGCCCCAGCTCCAACCCAAAACTGGAACTGGCCTGGTCCGCAACCATCCCAACCAGCCCCAGCTCCATCCCTAAACTGGCCAGGTCCCCAACCACAACCACCCCAACCAGCCCCAGCCCATCCCTGCCAGCCATGCTGGCCTGGACCCCATCCCCAGCCTCTCCAATTCCAGCCTCAGCCTGCACCCCAGCCTATGCCCCAGCATTTTCAACCTCAAGGCCCAGCTCTGATTCAAGCCCAGGCCCAGGGCCCCAGTCAGCCTAGTGTCCCAGGGTGGCCAGTCCCAGGCCTTAGCCCAAGCATTAACCCAGGGTCTGGATGGCCATTAGGCCCTGGTCAGGACACAGATGGCTTCACACCTGCTCCACAGTGGAATCCGACACCAGCTGGACTG AGCGTGCCCTACAACCTGAACCTACAAAGAGGCATCTACGACAAGATGATGATCACCATCATGGGCCGGGTCAAACCAAATGCTAAGCA GTTCACAGTCAACTTCCTGCGAGGTAAAGACATCACCTTCCACCTCAACCCTCGGTTCAATGAGGGGGGCAAGCAGGCAGTGGTGAGGAACACCAAGGTGGGAGAGCgctgggggaaggaggagaggcacACACAGGGAGGCTTCCCCTTCATGGCTGGACAGTCCTTCGAG ATGAAGATTCTGGTTACGTCAGGGGAGTTCAAGGTGGCCTTGAACGGAGCTCAGCTGTTTGAGTTCAAACACCGCGTCAGAGAACTCAACCAGATCGATCGCATCAACATCCTCCATGATGTCATCCTCACCTACGTCAACGTAGACACAATACCTTGA
- the LOC106571560 gene encoding galectin-3 isoform X3 — translation MEGSNGIWPSQKQPGGLVWSTQPGQQPTQPQAMPCFPGQPSTPCWPGPQPSQPAPAPAQPQPMPCFPGQPNTPCWPGQQPSQPAPAPTQNWNWPGPQPSQPAPAPSLNWPGPQPQPPQPAPAHPCQPCWPGPHPQPLQFQPQPAPQPMPQHFQPQGPALIQAQAQGPSQPSVPGWPVPGLSPSINPGSGWPLGPGQDTDGFTPAPQWNPTPAGLSVPYNLNLQRGIYDKMMITIMGRVKPNAKQFTVNFLRGKDITFHLNPRFNEGGKQAVVRNTKVGERWGKEERHTQGGFPFMAGQSFEMKILVTSGEFKVALNGAQLFEFKHRVRELNQIDRINILHDVILTYVNVDTIP, via the exons ATGGAA GGAAGCAACGGTATCTGGCCCAGTCAGAAGCAACCAGGGGGTCTTGTCTGGTCGACACAGCCTGGCCAACAGCCCACCCAACCCCAGGCCATGCCCTGCTTTCCTGGGCAGCCCAGCACCCCCTGCTGGCCTGGTCCACAACCATCCCAACCAGCCCCAGCTCCGGCTCAACCTCAGCCTATGCCCTGTTTTCCTGGGCAGCCCAACACCCCCTGCTGGCCTGGGCAACAGCCATCCCAACCAGCCCCAGCTCCAACCCAAAACTGGAACTGGCCTGGTCCGCAACCATCCCAACCAGCCCCAGCTCCATCCCTAAACTGGCCAGGTCCCCAACCACAACCACCCCAACCAGCCCCAGCCCATCCCTGCCAGCCATGCTGGCCTGGACCCCATCCCCAGCCTCTCCAATTCCAGCCTCAGCCTGCACCCCAGCCTATGCCCCAGCATTTTCAACCTCAAGGCCCAGCTCTGATTCAAGCCCAGGCCCAGGGCCCCAGTCAGCCTAGTGTCCCAGGGTGGCCAGTCCCAGGCCTTAGCCCAAGCATTAACCCAGGGTCTGGATGGCCATTAGGCCCTGGTCAGGACACAGATGGCTTCACACCTGCTCCACAGTGGAATCCGACACCAGCTGGACTG AGCGTGCCCTACAACCTGAACCTACAAAGAGGCATCTACGACAAGATGATGATCACCATCATGGGCCGGGTCAAACCAAATGCTAAGCA GTTCACAGTCAACTTCCTGCGAGGTAAAGACATCACCTTCCACCTCAACCCTCGGTTCAATGAGGGGGGCAAGCAGGCAGTGGTGAGGAACACCAAGGTGGGAGAGCgctgggggaaggaggagaggcacACACAGGGAGGCTTCCCCTTCATGGCTGGACAGTCCTTCGAG ATGAAGATTCTGGTTACGTCAGGGGAGTTCAAGGTGGCCTTGAACGGAGCTCAGCTGTTTGAGTTCAAACACCGCGTCAGAGAACTCAACCAGATCGATCGCATCAACATCCTCCATGATGTCATCCTCACCTACGTCAACGTAGACACAATACCTTGA
- the LOC106571561 gene encoding galectin-3 isoform X1: MELSDALCGCPSSGSTPQGSNSIWPSQNLTGGPAWPTQPGQQPTQPPSCWPGQPNTPCWPGPQPSQPAPASAQNWPGPQPQPPQSAPSHPCQPCWPGPQPPQFQPQPPQPQPQPQPQPAPQPFQPTASVPASSQVPSQPSAPRWPVTQGLIPGVNPGSGWPFSPGQSGWPGQNPGGFTPAPQWTPTPAGHLSVPYNLNLQRGIYDKMMITIMGRVKPNAKQFTVNFLRGNDIAFHLNPRFNDGGKQAVVRNTMVGECWGKEERQTQGGFPFMAGQSFEMKILVTFEEYKVAVNGAQLFEFKHRIRELNQIDRINILHDVILTYVNIDTMP, encoded by the exons ATGGAA CTCTCTGATGCTCTGTGTGGCTGTCCGTCCTCTGGTTCTACCCCCCAGGGAAGCAACAGCatctggcccagccagaacctaaCAGGGGGTCCTGCCTGGCCGACACAGCCTGGCCAACAGCCCACCCAGCCCCCATCTTGCTGGCCTGGGCAACCCAACACCCCCTGCTGGCCTGGGCCACAACCATCCCAACCAGCCCCAGCTTCAGCCCAAAACTGGCCTGGTCCCCAACCACAACCACCCCAATCAGCCCCATCCCATCCCTGCCAGCCATGCTGGCctggaccccagccaccccaattCCAGCCCCAGCCTCCCCAACCCCAGCCGCAGCCCCAACCTCAGCCTGCACCACAGCCTTTTCAACCTACAGCTTCAGTCCCGGCTTCTTCCCAAGTCCCCAGCCAGCCTAGTGCCCCAAGGTGGCCGGTTACCCAAGGCCTTATCCCAGGCGTTAACCCAGGGTCTGGATGGCCTTTCAGCCCTGGTCAGTCTGGTTGGCCTGGTCAGAATCCAGGTGGCTTTACACCTGCTCCACAGTGGACTCCAACGCCAGCTGGACATCTG AGCGTGCCCTACAACCTGAACCTACAAAGAGGCATCTACGACAAGATGATGATCACCATCATGGGCCGGGTCAAACCAAATGCTAAGCA GTTCACAGTCAACTTCCTGCGAGGTAATGACATTGCCTTCCACCTCAACCCTCGGTTCAACGACGGGGGCAAGCAGGCAGTGGTGAGGAACACCATGGTGGGAGAGTgctgggggaaggaggagaggcaaACACAGGGAGGCTTCCCCTTCATGGCTGGACAGTCCTTCGAG ATGAAGATTCTGGTTACGTTTGAGGAGTATAAGGTGGCTGTGAACGGAGCTCAGCTGTTTGAGTTCAAACACCGCATCAGAGAACTCAACCAGATCGATCGCATCAACATCCTCCATGATGTCATCCTCACCTACGTCAACATAGACACGATGCCATGA
- the LOC106571561 gene encoding galectin-3 isoform X2, with protein sequence MEGSNSIWPSQNLTGGPAWPTQPGQQPTQPPSCWPGQPNTPCWPGPQPSQPAPASAQNWPGPQPQPPQSAPSHPCQPCWPGPQPPQFQPQPPQPQPQPQPQPAPQPFQPTASVPASSQVPSQPSAPRWPVTQGLIPGVNPGSGWPFSPGQSGWPGQNPGGFTPAPQWTPTPAGHLSVPYNLNLQRGIYDKMMITIMGRVKPNAKQFTVNFLRGNDIAFHLNPRFNDGGKQAVVRNTMVGECWGKEERQTQGGFPFMAGQSFEMKILVTFEEYKVAVNGAQLFEFKHRIRELNQIDRINILHDVILTYVNIDTMP encoded by the exons ATGGAA GGAAGCAACAGCatctggcccagccagaacctaaCAGGGGGTCCTGCCTGGCCGACACAGCCTGGCCAACAGCCCACCCAGCCCCCATCTTGCTGGCCTGGGCAACCCAACACCCCCTGCTGGCCTGGGCCACAACCATCCCAACCAGCCCCAGCTTCAGCCCAAAACTGGCCTGGTCCCCAACCACAACCACCCCAATCAGCCCCATCCCATCCCTGCCAGCCATGCTGGCctggaccccagccaccccaattCCAGCCCCAGCCTCCCCAACCCCAGCCGCAGCCCCAACCTCAGCCTGCACCACAGCCTTTTCAACCTACAGCTTCAGTCCCGGCTTCTTCCCAAGTCCCCAGCCAGCCTAGTGCCCCAAGGTGGCCGGTTACCCAAGGCCTTATCCCAGGCGTTAACCCAGGGTCTGGATGGCCTTTCAGCCCTGGTCAGTCTGGTTGGCCTGGTCAGAATCCAGGTGGCTTTACACCTGCTCCACAGTGGACTCCAACGCCAGCTGGACATCTG AGCGTGCCCTACAACCTGAACCTACAAAGAGGCATCTACGACAAGATGATGATCACCATCATGGGCCGGGTCAAACCAAATGCTAAGCA GTTCACAGTCAACTTCCTGCGAGGTAATGACATTGCCTTCCACCTCAACCCTCGGTTCAACGACGGGGGCAAGCAGGCAGTGGTGAGGAACACCATGGTGGGAGAGTgctgggggaaggaggagaggcaaACACAGGGAGGCTTCCCCTTCATGGCTGGACAGTCCTTCGAG ATGAAGATTCTGGTTACGTTTGAGGAGTATAAGGTGGCTGTGAACGGAGCTCAGCTGTTTGAGTTCAAACACCGCATCAGAGAACTCAACCAGATCGATCGCATCAACATCCTCCATGATGTCATCCTCACCTACGTCAACATAGACACGATGCCATGA